One Candidatus Neomarinimicrobiota bacterium DNA window includes the following coding sequences:
- the rbfA gene encoding 30S ribosome-binding factor RbfA — translation MVRQPYRRADRVGDLVKRELAEILIRGDLNADFGFVTITQVDMSNDLKHAKVYLSIHGDREVRKTHFANLMEYKKKMRYLLAQNLNLRYTPALKLSLDESLDNAIKVQKLLDKIDRG, via the coding sequence GTGGTAAGACAACCGTACAGAAGAGCCGACAGAGTAGGGGATCTTGTCAAAAGGGAATTAGCGGAAATACTGATTAGAGGTGACCTGAATGCGGATTTTGGATTTGTAACTATTACTCAGGTAGATATGTCTAACGATCTGAAACACGCTAAGGTATACCTGTCGATACACGGAGACAGGGAAGTGAGGAAAACTCATTTCGCGAACCTTATGGAGTATAAGAAGAAAATGCGTTACTTATTGGCTCAGAATCTGAATTTAAGATATACACCTGCGCTGAAATTGTCTCTGGATGAGTCATTGGATAATGCCATTAAGGTTCAGAAACTCCTCGATAAAATCGATAGGGGATAG
- a CDS encoding DUF503 domain-containing protein, with the protein MVVIGLLQLDIIIPESRSLKEKRRTIKSLKETVRKRFNVSISETGKLDKWARSEISITKVSNESLHVKKEFQNIQKDIERRYPVEIIDSQEEVW; encoded by the coding sequence TTGGTAGTTATAGGCCTTCTTCAGCTGGACATCATCATCCCGGAGAGTCGGAGCTTAAAAGAGAAACGAAGGACTATTAAGAGTCTGAAGGAGACTGTAAGAAAACGATTCAACGTTTCCATTTCGGAAACAGGGAAATTGGATAAATGGGCTCGTTCGGAGATCTCGATAACAAAAGTAAGCAACGAATCTTTGCACGTCAAAAAAGAATTTCAAAATATTCAAAAGGATATTGAAAGACGGTATCCGGTGGAAATAATCGATTCGCAGGAAGAGGTGTGGTAA
- a CDS encoding bifunctional riboflavin kinase/FAD synthetase gives MDIVSDISSYKAAEPAALTVGTFDGVHLGHQKIINVLLRTGKKRNLKTTVVTFDPHPKEIVKMPESYSPIKILTTLDEKIDALSKFDIDTLMVIPFTEEFSRTDPKIFVRDTLCQRFKAEAIIMGYDHNFGRDRSGNSETLQSLGGECGFTTEIVGPVNIGGSPVSSTRIRNLLTIEGDVVTIKELLSRNYALSGKVVRGEGIGKQIDFPTANIEIDNKVKALPRNGVYCVEVHHKEDSYRGMANIGVRPTFNGTDLTVEVHILLDELKDIYGDLLRISFLSRIRDEKKFDSPEDLIEQLNKDKIACSA, from the coding sequence ATGGATATAGTCAGTGATATCTCCTCCTATAAAGCGGCTGAACCGGCTGCGTTAACCGTCGGCACATTTGACGGAGTTCATTTAGGGCATCAGAAAATTATCAACGTTCTCCTCCGTACCGGGAAGAAGAGAAATCTGAAAACAACCGTAGTAACTTTTGATCCCCATCCCAAAGAAATTGTAAAGATGCCGGAATCATATTCTCCGATAAAAATATTGACTACGCTTGATGAAAAAATTGATGCGCTGTCTAAATTCGACATCGACACTTTAATGGTGATACCATTTACAGAAGAATTTTCACGAACAGATCCGAAAATATTCGTCAGGGATACGCTTTGTCAAAGATTTAAGGCGGAGGCGATTATAATGGGATACGATCACAATTTCGGCAGAGACAGGTCCGGTAATTCCGAAACCCTGCAATCCCTCGGAGGAGAATGCGGATTCACGACCGAAATTGTAGGTCCGGTAAACATAGGCGGTTCTCCGGTAAGCAGCACAAGAATAAGAAATCTCCTTACTATCGAAGGGGACGTCGTAACCATAAAAGAACTCCTGTCGAGAAACTATGCGTTGTCGGGTAAAGTCGTAAGAGGCGAGGGTATAGGAAAACAAATCGACTTCCCAACGGCTAATATTGAGATCGACAATAAGGTAAAAGCTCTGCCGAGAAACGGCGTGTACTGTGTAGAAGTTCATCATAAAGAAGACAGCTATCGCGGAATGGCTAACATTGGTGTCAGACCAACATTTAACGGTACTGATCTAACGGTAGAAGTACATATTCTTTTGGATGAACTGAAGGATATATACGGTGACCTGCTGCGCATAAGTTTTTTATCGCGAATTCGTG